In Triticum urartu cultivar G1812 chromosome 6, Tu2.1, whole genome shotgun sequence, the following proteins share a genomic window:
- the LOC125514802 gene encoding separase-like isoform X2, whose amino-acid sequence MEAAADDLLAALSSPSSRAGLHSRFAAYLQPFSPHLPAANPNPKPPPKGATKQSKQQQQPPPPPPDAAALRPLAKRFLPFLCRALQILPPLLCPNPSAGGDAAGLDELLEIYGLTLDCLAAISTCLAGKPYSVLLQRGRFVCCLESRGHYARAEAEAAATLDALRCALSPPTAAKPSRGAASVAPLLPEPGIAGEAGADPEVTTLAVELTVCLANCASKGKVKEDACYERVRNLVEQLRPWLRILTEGASKKYLTLLVNALSRCAIFLAAESSFFDADLVREFCVATLGECEKAQLIERLPIVAHKICSSVDLTWGESTSLLLAVLESVLRVKAYLPKALNEFLEFIDYFSRSFLSNRDVNAGASKLFYGQGGFSSEISPPIASVLHLYATGLHFSRQQMESEDQPSMSVDFLMNEKDLQTLNNALGTLERIFCVTDGKSSKHDNLGKYSSTLSDARHPNKKHSYSCSQSREHINFLAYLDSLEFVCKILLQPANAVWESFFKEKTVPTSGKMTCVLMALNQFIDSSLFAYSCTKMSDEEKERLNKTLLRALVSAIKISFVTKEAIQKSLYSINCAISSTWIKLEDFKYLIPSIGNIGVTLYNIGHFEEAPKALELCCQATWAQIRLSYCRLSTRTEGHIIIEDLPKDTLKDIITHAFARIDKMVDTLHRCGSKVIRDIVVKSLSELLAHADTSDYHKSYSVLIKSWVKITLKDFANDQNMDSAPLLYHSLMGYPSPLPKKLIGSILEQELLTYVEMESRATMLCGNMQIRIIDILLNELYCSKEYYLDRSKVLVRKARALRSSGVQNISRCLESLSEAISLLRSILLDSSQGNAIVMHELAIAYCLHAHCAQEANRGGKVIFDNARSAIGLWSKLGTSHHSSPGVIFQQPSETLVPLLCSLVDLLAMKGHFELQFELCKLIITMWKQENLPIEKLLSMLFINRRLNHACCHLPVDQKFVSYVAEYLGVDCRNTLFWRNCFKGDYPSLSMFLQQLLPVEFFSQPCEYSLGNQFGFNASVDGIVKVASSLVSEVPSNNQSTYLAGWLYYDLSERRLSRGQLLQAISYGREALQLRKKLLKNKFKFNLGKFVSKESECSDGQGFVSLEAWGPTMAEIWPDCTRPSSMRDSFLTPWNVLKCYLESILQVALMHELIGDGAEAEVLLRTGKEISCFQGLPIFAVVFTSALGQLYCKRQLWDAAEGELKHARDLLKENGEFISCETCRLTLEISVDVQAGDLFWNQFDKDLQKHSTCNLSRALCMYRSAMEKLNDTSLEFSAGSCGKLNTSCILGNKDCIAETKRGACNRGKKPLAAKDGVLPPCTPCLLFSQAPIDQHNELVGLKSERENMKNAESAPPLDVNVKKTSRTSSRLAKEQNAAAHAKTRTTRSSKRTAHVKSEKDLAELNSENDISGSYKLSTDALVCGKLSCSLDGVYCSRDDICNMFGCWNCLFVNSLNSESIENILQFRKDCIRRRHLVSLLLKTARALGAQGGKHGAHEVHSIYWQCISLLYFRSLPQGCYRTYESHLIGLIMNENTGDFLSLERAEILCSMSFFLLKGFLSEQSRDSCCSFSSVQTADIVSWLLKAFVLSGESPSLLQEVCRLLTCIFLLSTIDSTVQLPLYSKGSLSLNHWAAYFHQASVGTHLNCHYLASLQALPRKTDSKGLVGDFADKIDEVPKFLRFSSADMEHLEKHVSEFFNQLPDVPIVCISMLGGDFVNVLGEALLLPSLFPAWMLLSRFDSTNKPTTMLLPVDSISKEAHNEDSSIKELDNPTRASDKNWKCPWSCTIIDYVAPTFRKLLEDNFRSLSGAIDIPKDGQANTVRWWSDRMKLNNDLNEILESMEKLWLGPWKYLLLGHQSADQHSEAVLENLITGLESEFKLELNPALIKVILGGVTSVDELKECVSQLVSYKAYFGRGGCCGRDRLRAFSCQIDAEALVSLEHLCNGVVNELAEPVERTPVILVLDTEVQMLPWENLPVLRNQEMYRMPSVRSIFLALTRSTDHQKDASVIDPPFPVIDPFNAFYLLNPGGDLISTQEEFDQLFRNYEWKGNAGDAPTAEELVLALRNHDLFLYFGHGSGSQYVSGKEIEKLDNCAAALLMGCSSGTLHCKGAYAPQGTPLSYLFAGSPSVIANLWDVSDKDIDRFSKALLNSWLQENVTAAKNCSKCCPLTQEFESMTIAAKDNGRSRRKGSRSRKQQQTVEMGGSSSCCNCGHRRIASHISEARRACRLPLMIGASPVCYGVPTIIRKK is encoded by the exons ATGgaggccgccgccgacgacctCCTCGCCGCCCTCTCCTCCCCGAGCTCCCGCGCCGGCCTCCACTCCCGCTTCGCCGCCTACCTCCAGCCCTTCTCCCCCCACCTGCCCGCCGCGAACCCTAACCCCAAGCCGCCGCCGAAGGGGGCGACGAAGCAgagcaagcagcagcagcagccgccgccgccgccccccgaCGCGGCCGCCCTCCGCCCCCTCGCGAAGCGGTTCCTCCCGTTCCTCTGCCGCGCGCTCCAGATCCTCCCGCCGCTCCTCTGCCCGAACCCTAGCGCGGGCGGCGACGCGGCGGGCCTCGACGAGCTGCTCGAGATCTACGGCCTCACCCTCGACTGCCTGGCGGCCATCTCGACCTGCCTCGCCGGGAAGCCCTACTCCGTGCTGCTCCAGCGCGGCCGCTTCGTGTGCTGCCTCGAGTCGCGCGGCCACTACGCCCGCGCCGAGGCGGAGGCCGCCGCCACTCTCGACGCCCTCCGCTGCGCGCTCTCGCCACCGACGGCCGCAAAGCCTTCTCGTGGCGCTGCAAGTGTTGCTCCCCTCCTCCCCGAGCCTGGCATTGCAGGAGAGGCTGGCGCGGACCCTGAAGTCACCACCCTTGCGGTTGAGCTCACCGTATGCCTTGCTAATTGTGCCAGCAAGGGCAAGGTGAAGGAAGATGCCTGCTACGAACGTGTTCGTAACCTTGTTGAGCAGCTCCGGCCATGGCTCCG GATTCTGACTGAGGGGGCCAGCAAGAAGTATCTCACTCTGCTTGTGAATGCACTGAGCCGCTGTGCCATTTTCCTGGCTGCTGAGTCTTCATTTTTCGACGCTGATCTTGTCCGTGAATTCTGTGTTGCAACCTTAGGGGAGTGCGAGAAGGCACAGCTGATTGAACGCTTGCCCATC GTTGCACACAAGATCTGTTCTTCTGTAGATTTGACTTGGGGTGAGAGCACATCGCTTTTGCTTGCCGTGCTTGAGTCTGTTTTACGTGTCAAG GCCTACTTACCTAAAGCTTTGAACGAGTTCCTGGAGTTTATAGATTATTTTTCTCGGAGTTTTCTTTCAAATAGGGATGTAAATGCTGGTGCTTCAAAACTATTTTATGGACAAGGTGGTTTTTCTTCTGAG ATTTCCCCGCCCATCGCCTCAGTTCTTCATCTTTATGCTACTGGATTACACTTCAGTAGGCAGCAAATGGAAAGCGAAGATCAGCCCTCTATGTCAGTGGATTTTCTCATGAATGAAAAGGACCTACAAACTTTGAACAATGCACTGGGCACACTAGAACGGATTTTCTGTGTCACTGATGGCAAATCCAGTAAACATGATAATTTGGGTAAATATTCAAGTACACTAAGTGATGCCAGGCATCCCAATAAGAAACACAGTTATAGTTGTTCTCAGTCACGTGAGCATATTAATTTTTTGGCATATTTGGATTCTTTGGAGTTTGTTTGCAAGATACTATTGCAGCCTGCAAATGCAGTTTGGGAGAGCTTCTTCAAAGAAAAAACAGTCCCCACTTCGGGGAAAATGACATGTGTCTTAATGGCACTGAATCAGTTTATTGATTCCAGCCTTTTTGCTTATAG TTGTACCAAAATGTCTGACGAAGAGAAGGAGAGATTAAATAAAACCTTACTGAGGGCCCTAGTGTCAGCAATCAAAATTTCCTTTGTGACCAAAGAGGCTATCCAG AAGAGCTTGTATTCTATCAATTGTGCCATTTCAAGTACATGGATAAAGCTTGAGGATTTCAAATATTTGATCCCTTCAATTGGCAACATCGGCGTGACACTTTATAATATTGGACATTTTGAAGAG GCACCAAAGGCATTAGAACTATGCTGCCAAGCAACATGGGCACAGATCAGACTTTCTTACTGTAGACTATCAACAAGAACGGAAGGTCACATCATAATTGAGGATCTACCGAAGGATACACTGAAGGATATCATTACACATGCATTTGCTAGGATAGACAAGATGGTTGACACTCTCCATAGATGTGGCTCAAAAGTGATACGAGATATTGTTGTGAAGAGCTTGTCTGAATTGTTGGCCCATGCTGACACATCAGATTATCACAAAAGCTATTCGGTTCTGATCAAGTCGTGGGTGAAG ATAACACTTAAGGATTTTGCGAATGACCAAAATATGGATAGTGCCCCACTTCTATATCACTCTCTTATGGGCTACCCATCTCCCTTGCCAAAGAAGTTGATAGGCTCAATCTTAGAGCAG GAATTATTAACATATGTAGAAATGGAATCTCGTGCCACCATGCTCTGCGGAAATATGCAAATAAGAATAATAGATATTCTCTTGAATGAACTTTATTGTTCAAAAGAGTACTATCTGGACAGATCAAAAGTTTTAGTTAGAAAGGCACGTGCACTCCGTTCATCTGGGGTGCAAAACATAAGCAGGTGTCTTGAGTCCTTATCTGAAGCCATATCTTTACTG CGAAGCATCTTACTGGATTCATCTCAAGGGAATGCGATCGTGATGCATGAATTAGCTATTGCATACTGCTTGCATGCACATTGTGCGCAGGAAGCCAATCGTGGCGGCAAG GTAATCTTTGATAATGCTAGGAGTGCCATTGGCTTGTGGTCAAAGTTGGGTACTTCTCATCATTCTTCTCCTGGTGTGATCTTTCAACAGCCATCAGAAACTCTTGTACCACTTCTTTGTTCTCTTGTTGATTTGTTGGCCATGAAG GGTCACTTTGAGCTTCAGTTTGAGCTGTGCAAGCTTATCATAACGATGTGGAAGCAAGAAAATTTACCCATAGAAAAGTTATTATCCATGTTATTTATCAACCGGCGCCTTAATCATGCGTGCTGTCATCTCCCAGTGGACCAGAAATTTGTTTCTTATGTGGCAGAATACCTTGGTGTTGATTGCCGCAATACATTGTTTTGGAGAAACTGTTTCAAAGGAGATTATCCTTCTCTTTCTATGTTTCTTCAGCAGTTGTTGCCTGTTGAATTCTTTTCTCAACCATGTGAATATTCCCTTGGAAATCAGTTTGGTTTCAATGCTAGTGTTGATGGGATTGTTAAAGTTGCATCATCTCTGGTTTCTGAA GTTCCTTCGAATAATCAATCAACCTATCTGGCTGGTTGGCTGTATTATGATTTGTCAGAAAGACGTCTGTCAAGAGGACAACTTCTCCAG GCCATTTCATATGGAAGAGAAGCCCTCCAATTGCGCAAGAAGCTCCTAAAAAATAAGTTCAAATTTAATTTGGGCAAGTTTGTAAGCAAGGAAAGCGAATGTTCTGATGGGCAAGGCTTTGTTTCACTTGAAGCATGGGGACCAACAATGGCTGAAATTTGGCCAGATTGCACCAGGCCAAGCAGCATGAGAGATTCTTTCCTTACCCCATGGAATGTACTTAAATGTTACCTTGAAAGCATATTACAG GTTGCTCTGATGCATGAGTTGATTGGTGATGGCGCCGAAGCAGAAGTTCTATTACGGACAGGAAAGGAGATATCATGTTTCCAAGGATTGCCAATTTTTGCTGTTGTTTTTACATCAGCGTTAG GTCAACTATACTGCAAGAGACAGCTGTGGGATGCTGCAGAGGGTGAGCTTAAACATGCTAGGGATCTCCTTAAAGAAAATGGTGAATTCATTTCATGTGAGACATGCAGGTTGACTCTAGAGATATCAGTTGATGTGCAAGCTGGGGATCTGTTTTGGAATCAATTTGACAAAGATTTGCAAAAACATTCAACATGTAATTTGTCTCGTGCTTTATGCATGTACCGATCTGCCATGGAGAAATTGAATGACACCAGTTTGGAATTTTCTGCTGGGTCCTGTGGTAAACTTAATACGAGTTGCATTTTGGGCAACAAAGACTGTATTGCAGAAACCAAGCGTGGAGCTTGTAATCGTGGGAAAAAACCCTTAGCAGCCAAGGATGGAGTGTTACCTCCATGTACTCCTTGTTTGTTGTTCAGTCAAGCACCTATTGACCAGCACAATGAACTTGTGGGATTAAAATCTGAAAGGGAAAACATGAAGAATGCCGAAAGTGCCCCACCATTGGATGTTAACGTTAAGAAGACATCCAGAACTTCATCACGTTTAGCCAAAGAACAGAATGCGGCAGCTCATGCAAAGACTAGAACCACCCGATCCAGCAAGCGAACTGCACATGTGAAAAGTGAAAAAGATCTAGCTGAACTGAATAGTGAGAATGACATATCTGGGAGCTACAAATTGTCCACAGATGCTTTGGTCTGTGGGAAGCTAAGCTGCTCTCTTGATGGTGTTTACTGCAGCAGAGATGACATATGCAATATGTTTGGGTGTTGGAATTGCCTTTTTGTTAATTCACTCAATTCCGAGTCCATTGAGAATATATTGCAGTTCAGAAAAGACTGCATCCGCCGACGCCATCTTGTGTCTCTTCTGTTAAAAACAG CAAGAGCCTTGGGAGCTCAGGGTGGAAAGCATGGAGCTCATGAAGTTCATAGTATCTACTGGCAGTGTATATCATTGTTGTATTTCAGATCTCTTCCTCAAGGTTGTTATAGAACCTATGAGTCTCATTTAATTGGACTAATCATGAATGAAAATACTGGTGATTTTCTTTCTTTAGAGCGTGCGGAAATACTATGTAGTATGAGTTTCTTTTTGCTGAAGGGTTTCCTTTCAGAACAGTCAAG GGATAGTTGCTGCAGCTTCTCTAGTGTACAAACGGCTGATATCGTTTCTTGGTTGCTGAAAGCTTTTGTGTTATCTGGAGAGAGTCCTTCACTTCTTCAGGAG GTTTGCAGGCTACTCACATGCATATTCTTACTCTCAACGATAGATTCCACGGTTCAATTACCTTTGTATTCCAAGGGATCTCTCTCTTTGAATCATTGGGCTGCTTACTTTCATCAAGCTTCTGTTGGAACTCATCTCAATTGCCATTACCTTGCAAGCTTACAGGCATTGCCCAGAAAAACAGATTCGAAG GGTCTTGTTGGAGATTTCGCAGACAAGATAGATGAGGTCCCAAAGTTTCTAAG GTTTTCATCGGCAGACATGGAACATCTCGAAAAGCATGTATCAGAATTCTTCAATCAACTTCCTGATGTACCAATTGTGTGCATTAGTATGCTTGGAGGTGATTTTGTGAATGTTCTTGGGGAAGCACTTCTTCTCCCTTCCCTGTTTCCTGCTTGGATGTTGCTCTCAAGGTTTGATTCAACAAACAAGCCTACCACAATGCTTCTACCAGTGGATTCTATTTCAAAAG AAGCACATAATGAAGACTCTTCTATCAAAGAACTGGATAATCCAACTAGAGCTTCAGATAAGAATTGGAAGTGCCCTTGGAGCTGCACTATTATAGATTACGTGGCTCCAACTTTCAGAAAGCTACTTGAGGATAACTTTAGATCCCTCTCTGGTGCAATTGATATTCCAAAGGATGGACAAGCAAATACAGTAAGGTGGTGGTCGGATAGAATGAAGCTCAACAACGACCTTAATGAGATACTGGA AAGCATGGAAAAATTGTGGCTAGGACCCTGGAAATACCTTCTGCTGGGGCACCAATCAGCTGACCAACACAGTGAGGCAGTGCTGGAAAATCTAATCACTGGTCTAGAATCagaattcaaacttgaattaaaTCCAGCGCTCATCAAGGTCATCCTTGGTGGGGTTACATCAGTGGATGAACTGAAAGAATGTGTTTCTCAGCTTGTATCATATAAAGCTTACTTTGGCAGGGGAGGGTGTTGTGGAAGAGATAGACTTAGAGCCTTCTCTTGCCAGATTGATGCTGAAGCTCTGGTGTCCCTTGAGCATTTATGCAATGGTGTAGTGAATGAGCTGGCCGAGCCAGTTGAGAGAACTCCAGTGATTTTAGTTCTGGATACTGAGGTGCAG ATGCTTCCTTGGGAGAACTTGCCTGTGTTAAGGAATCAGGAAATGTACCGCATGCCGTCAGTGAGAAGCATCTTTCTAGCATTGACTAGAAGCACTGATCATCAGAAAGATGCCAGTGTCATAGACCCTCCTTTTCCTGTTATTGACCCTTTCAATGCATTCTATCTGTTGAATCCTGGTGGTGATTTGATCAGCACACAAGAGGAATTTGATCAGTTGTTTAGAAACTACGAGTGGAAG GGAAATGCTGGGGATGCTCCTACAGCTGAAGAGCTTGTCTTGGCCCTGAGGAATCATGATCTTTTTCTCTACTTTGGACATGGAAGTG GAAGCCAGTATGTCTCTGGAAAGGAAATTGAGAAGTTAGATAATTGTGCAGCTGCTCTCCTCATGGGTTGCAGTAGTGGGACACTTCATTGCAAAGGAGCGTATGCTCCTCAAGGGACCCCTTTGTCTTATTTATTTGCTGGTTCTCCGTCCGTCATTGCAAATCTCTGGGACGTCTCAGATAAAGATATAGATCGATTTAGTAAAGCACTGCTCAATTCATGGCTGCAAGAAAATGTCACGGCTGCCAAGAATTGCTCTAAATGTTGCCCTCTGACACAAGAATTTGAGTCCATGACCATCGCCGCGAAGGACAATGGTAGGTCAAGACGAAAAGGCTCACGATCTAGGAAGCAACAACAGACAGTAGAGATGGGCGGCAGTAGTAGCTGCTGTAACTGCGGGCACAGGCGAATAGCttcacatataagtgaagctagGCGTGCTTGCAGGCTTCCTCTTATGATCGGTGCATCTCCTGTTTGTTATGGTGTGCCTACTATCATCAGGAAGAAGTAA